The following coding sequences are from one Triticum dicoccoides isolate Atlit2015 ecotype Zavitan chromosome 4A, WEW_v2.0, whole genome shotgun sequence window:
- the LOC119287238 gene encoding serine/threonine-protein phosphatase PP1-like, giving the protein MNGAALDNVIRRLLEVRRGRPGKQQVQQVQLGEGEIRQLCGAAKDVFMRQPNLLQLDAPIKIAGDIHGQYTDLIRLFELGGFPPQHKYLFLGDYVDRGKQSIETICLLLAYKLRYPEHFFLLRGNHECASVNRVYGFYDECKRRYSVRLWRHFSDCFNCMPVAALVESRILCMHGGLSPDLRHIRDIAGLPRPVDVPDTGLLCDLLWSDPGGAAGWEPNERGVSYTFGADVVAAFMERHDLDLVCRAHQVVEDGYEFFAGRRMVTVFSAPNYCGEFDNAGALMCVDDDLTCSFQILKPADNRQRRFAFGMGSSASTTSRGIRSPWC; this is encoded by the exons ATGAACGGTGCGGCGCTAGACAACGTGATCCGGCGGCTGCTGGAGGTGCGGCGGGGGCGGCCGGGGAAGCAGCAAGTGCAGCAGGTGCAGCTGGGCGAGGGGGAGATCCGGCAGCTCTGCGGCGCCGCCAAGGACGTCTTCATGCGCCAGCCCAACCTGCTCCAGCTCGACGCCCCCATCAAGATCGCCG GTGACATCCACGGGCAGTACACGGATCTCATCCGACTCTTCGAGCTGGGCGGCTTCCCGCCGCAGCACAAGTACCTGTTCCTGGGCGACTACGTGGACCGCGGCAAGCAGAGCATCGAGACCATCTGCCTGCTGCTCGCCTACAAGCTCCGGTACCCGGAGCACTTCTTCCTCCTCCGCGGCAACCACGAGTGCGCCTCCGTCAACCGCGTCTACGGCTTCTACGACGAGTGCAAGCGCCGCTACTCCGTCCGCCTCTGGCGCCACTTCTCCGACTGCTTCAACTGCatgcccgtcgccgccctcgtcgagTCGCGCATCCTCTGCATGCACGGCGGCCTCTCCCCGGACCTCCGCCACATCCGCGACATCGCCGGCCTCCCCAGGCCCGTCGACGTCCCCGACACCGGCCTCCTCTGCGACCTCCTCTGGTCCGACCCCGGCGGCGCCGCGGGGTGGGAGCCCAATGAGAGGGGCGTGTCGTACACGTTCGGGGCGGACGTGGTGGCGGCCTTCATGGAGAGGCACGACCTGGACCTCGTGTGCCGGGCGCACCAGGTGGTGGAGGACGGCTACGAGTTCTTCGCCGGCCGGAGGATGGTCACCGTCTTCTCCGCGCCCAACTACTGCGGCGAGTTCGACAACGCCGGCGCCCTCATGTGCGTCGACGACGACCTCACCTGCTCGTTCCAGATACTCAAGCCCGCGGACAACAGGCAGCGGCGTTTCGCCTTCGGCATGGGATCATCCGCATCTACTACTAGCAGGGGGATCCGATCACCGTGGTGCTAA